AACAATAGAGTGCTGCCAGTTGACTCTTGAAAAATTGACTCTCCAGAATTTATCTACAGGAACATTTTTGTCAAAATAAGATGTTTTGTAAGAGGCCCACGGAATTGCCATTTCCAGCACCCAACCCTGATCTGTATCGTTTGGATTGTTTAAGGTTCCGTTTATTTTTACAGCCGATTTTAACCCCGGAATGTTCCAGTCGTTTAAAACAACAATATCATCTTCGCGATAAGGTTTGGTTAAAAATAGATCCCAAGCTGTGTTTAAGGCGTTTATTTCCAGTTCGTAATAATTAAAAGTGTCACTGTCAGGATCTATAAAAACCTCAAAATCATTGTTGTAAAAAATGATAGTATCGCGTTGTTTTAAATTGGCCCAAACATGCGGTTCTTCCATTTTTGCCAAAATGTAAAAATTAGTTTCATCCCAAAGCATTTTTACTTTGGTGGCATATTTGGGTTTTATACCATTTTCGATATCTTCAAAAAGGTCTGTCCACTCTGTTTTATTCCAGGAAATATCGGCTTCATCTCCGTCAATTGTAATTGGAGTGGCTGTTTTGGTCGCCACATAGGTTTTGGGCACAATCGTTTTTTTGGATTGTGCATATCCAGTTATTGAAAAGAATCCTAAAGCGACTGCTAAACATTTAAATTTCAGACTCATCTTTTTGCTATAAACTGTTATCTTTTGTAAACTGAACTACTTCACTTAATTTACCAAAAGCAATTGCCACAACGGTATCTGCCGCGCCATAATAAACCGCTAATTTATCTTCTTCTGTATCGTGCAAAGCAGCACATGGAAATACTACATTTGGCACATCGCCAACCTGCTCATAAAGTTCTGCAGGCCCCAATAAATAAGGTTGTGTTCTGTATTTTACTTTGTCTGGTGAATCAACGTCTAAAAGTGCTGCTCCCATTGCATATCTAAAGCCGTTGCAGGTATTGATAACGCCATGATAGATCATCAGCCAGCCTTCGTTGGTAAGAATAGGAATCGGTCCTGCTCCAATTTTCGTACACTGCCAGGCACTGTCTTCAAAAGGTGTTGGTTTCATTACCAAACGGTGTTCTCCCCAATACTTCATATCGGGACTATAACTAATCCAGATATCTCCAAAAGGCGTATGCCCATTATCACTTGGACGGCTTAACATGGCATATTTTCCATTTATTTTCTGCGGAAACAAAACTCCGTTTCTGTTGAATGGTAAATAGGCATTTTCGCATTGAAAAAATTCTTTAAAATCAAAAGTATATCCAATACCAATTGTTGGTCCGTTGTAACCATTACACCAGGTAATCCAGTAGCGGTCTTCGATGAAAACAACACGCGGATCATATTTGTAAGCAGACTCGATCATATCTGTATTACCGGCTTTCATTTTGATTGGTTCATGATTGATATCCCAATCAATTCCATTTTTACTAAAACCGGCAAAAATATTCATTTGAACGGCTTTATTATCACATCTGAAAACTCCTGCAAATCCATCTCCAAAAGGAACTACAGCACTATTAAAAACACTGTTTGAGGATGGAATGGCATATCTTTCTATAATGGGATTTTGAGAATATCTCCACATTACATCATTACTGTTTTCGGGTCTGTCTTGCCAAGGAATACTGCTCATTTTTTTATTTTTTAATTTATTGTTTTTCTTTTCTTTTAGTGAAACACATAGAAAACATAGTTTTTACAATTTTAAAAAAGGGGCATTAGTTTCTACAAAATAATTCGTTATGTGTGGAGTACTTTTCTTTTGTATCACTACTTCTTTAAACATAAAAACGTATGTTTCTAAGTGTTTAATTATTTAATCCTCTATTTTTCTAACTCTGTCCAGCCATGTAAATTTCAGGATTGTGGTTGTTGCCAAAAAGACGATTAATGCTGTTATTGCTTTTGGATAGTCTTTGATAATAAAGAATATCGGAAGCAAAATCATACTCGATTGCCATATAATCCCGATCAGACAATTCAACATATCTCTGCCAAAATCTTTATTTTTTTCGAAAGTGTGATCTTCTGCTTTTAGTACTTTGTAAACCGGATTCCAGAATCCCCAAGGTCTTACATTAGAATAAAAAGATTTTAAAACTTCCATATCTGTTGGCTTACTCAGGAAGGTTCCTAAAACACAGCCCAAAATTGAAAAACCAAAGATTAAAGGGAATAAATAGATGGCCTGAACATGTGACAGGTTGTATAAAAATGAGCCTTCTGTTAAATTCCCCTGATTCTGACCCAGAATAAATTGTAATGAAGCGATTATTAATCCGGCAAACATTCCCCAGAAATAGCCCCAGCCATTAAAACGCCACCAAATCCATTTCAGGAAATTTGCGGCAACGTAACCGCCATATAAGGCACTGGTTATCCATAAGGTTAATGAATTGATGGAGTCTGCAAAGAATCCCATGAAAACTCCTAAGCCTACAACTAAGAAAGACGAAATCTGACTTACTTTGATATAGTGCGCATTGGTTGCTACAGGTTTGAAATACTTTTTGTAAATATCATTTACGATATAAGCTGGTCCTGCATTTACAAAAGCAGAGAATCCGGACATAAAAGCAGCTAATAAACCAGCTAATAAAAGTCCTTTTATTCCAACAGGAATATATAAATTAACCACTTTTGGCATTAGCAATTCTAAATCGGCTCCGGTTAGACCTGTATTTGCATTAAGCTCCGGTGCCAGATTTACCAGTGCAATTACCACAATTCCGGTGATTAATAAATATCTTGGAATGAATAAAATCAAGTTGGTAAAGCCGCTCATGTAAGCTGCTTCTTTTACAGATTTGGTCGAAAGAATTCTTTGTAAATCATAACTTGGCGTTGGTCCTGCAACACTTGCAAAAAACCCTTTGAAT
The sequence above is drawn from the Flavobacterium sp. N2038 genome and encodes:
- a CDS encoding sodium:solute symporter family protein, whose amino-acid sequence is MNIIDIAIIIAYIVLSVGIGIWISRKASKGLDDYFLGGKTIKWYFLGLSNGSGMFDVSGTSWMIGVLFLYGVKSFMFMWLWPIWNQIFVMMFLAVWIRKSKVMTGSEWILTRFGSDRAGKASHIIVAIFAIISTIGFIAYFFEGIGKFVTIILPWDLTLQYGDLVVLTSERSYALLIIFLTTIYTVKGGMFSVVATEVVQYLIMITAGTLIAGYAFVNYTDIQINSVITEEWKNVFFGWQFETQWSDKFQTFNNLIDSEGYKMFGAFIGMTLFKGFFASVAGPTPSYDLQRILSTKSVKEAAYMSGFTNLILFIPRYLLITGIVVIALVNLAPELNANTGLTGADLELLMPKVVNLYIPVGIKGLLLAGLLAAFMSGFSAFVNAGPAYIVNDIYKKYFKPVATNAHYIKVSQISSFLVVGLGVFMGFFADSINSLTLWITSALYGGYVAANFLKWIWWRFNGWGYFWGMFAGLIIASLQFILGQNQGNLTEGSFLYNLSHVQAIYLFPLIFGFSILGCVLGTFLSKPTDMEVLKSFYSNVRPWGFWNPVYKVLKAEDHTFEKNKDFGRDMLNCLIGIIWQSSMILLPIFFIIKDYPKAITALIVFLATTTILKFTWLDRVRKIED
- a CDS encoding glycoside hydrolase family 130 protein → MSSIPWQDRPENSNDVMWRYSQNPIIERYAIPSSNSVFNSAVVPFGDGFAGVFRCDNKAVQMNIFAGFSKNGIDWDINHEPIKMKAGNTDMIESAYKYDPRVVFIEDRYWITWCNGYNGPTIGIGYTFDFKEFFQCENAYLPFNRNGVLFPQKINGKYAMLSRPSDNGHTPFGDIWISYSPDMKYWGEHRLVMKPTPFEDSAWQCTKIGAGPIPILTNEGWLMIYHGVINTCNGFRYAMGAALLDVDSPDKVKYRTQPYLLGPAELYEQVGDVPNVVFPCAALHDTEEDKLAVYYGAADTVVAIAFGKLSEVVQFTKDNSL
- a CDS encoding carbohydrate-binding family 9-like protein, with the translated sequence MSLKFKCLAVALGFFSITGYAQSKKTIVPKTYVATKTATPITIDGDEADISWNKTEWTDLFEDIENGIKPKYATKVKMLWDETNFYILAKMEEPHVWANLKQRDTIIFYNNDFEVFIDPDSDTFNYYELEINALNTAWDLFLTKPYREDDIVVLNDWNIPGLKSAVKINGTLNNPNDTDQGWVLEMAIPWASYKTSYFDKNVPVDKFWRVNFSRVNWQHSIVDGQYERKKDAQGKFLPEYNWVWSPMGVINMHEPEKWGYVYFSSKEGKDNFTIPQDEKVKWELYNLYRAQKEYNQKHKVWAKSIADLTKEPIVVDNKILKPVVENHASGYNITVKSPFSNQTFIIRQDGKIISK